A window of the Osmia lignaria lignaria isolate PbOS001 chromosome 2, iyOsmLign1, whole genome shotgun sequence genome harbors these coding sequences:
- the LOC117606992 gene encoding reticulocalbin-2: MGTRKMRVRISLFVIVTIFGFFPFGSAASAHIHTHIHNKPNSHERTDDGAFSPRDANHYTGGEHQEFDHEAILGSAKEAQEFDKLPMQESKRRLGILLKKMDLNNDKFIERNELKAWILRSFSMLSAEESQDRLEDVDIDEDGKVSWDEVLRDTYLTDSEDAALDEKLISDDEETFEAADIDKNGYLDSEEFKAYTHPEETPRMFPLLLKQALDDKDTDKDGYISFQEFIGNRAKSEDKEWLIIEKDKFDYEHDKNGDGRLDSDEILSWLVPSNEEIASDEVDHLFAASDDDHDNRLSFDEILEHHDTFVGSEATDYGDHLQDIERFTDEL; the protein is encoded by the exons ATGGGTACACGCAAGATGCGTGTTAGAATTTCGCTATTCGTTATTGTTACAATTTTTGGGTTCTTTCCATTTGGAAGTGCTGCATCAGCACATATACATACTCATATACACAACAAACCCAACAGCCATGAAAGGACAGATGATGGTGCATTCAGTCCACGAGACGCGAATCATTATACAGGAGGAGAACATCAGGAATTTGATCATGAAGCTATTCTGG GAAGTGCCAAAGAAGCGCAGGAGTTTGATAAACTTCCAATGCAAGAATCAAAAAGACGTTTAGGAATATTGTTGAAAAAAATGGATTTGAATAATGATAAGTTCATTGAAAGGAATGAACTAAAAGCTTGGATCTTACGTTCATTTAG CATGCTTTCTGCAGAGGAATCTCAGGATCGGTTAGAAGATGTTGATATCGATGAAGATGGTAAAGTTAGTTGGGATGAGGTTCTACGAGATACATATCTCACTGATTCAGAAGATGCAGCTTTAGATGAAAAACTCATAAGCGATGATGAAGAGACATTTGAAGCTGCTGATATAGATAAAAATGGTTATCTGGATTCAGAAGAATTCAAAGCGTACACCCATCCTGAAGAAACACCTAGAATGTTTCCACTCTTATTGAAACAAGCTTTAGATGACAAAGATACCGATAAAGATGGATATATTAGCTTTCaagaatttattggcaataGGGCAAAATCAGAAGATAAAGAGTGGTTAATAATAGAGAAGGATAAATTTGATTATGAACATGATAAAAATGGTGATGGAAGATTAGATTCAGATGAAATACTTTCGTGGCTAGTACCAAGCAATGA GGAAATTGCGAGTGACGAAGTAGACCATTTATTTGCTGCATCTGATGACGATCACGATAACAGATTATCGTTTGATGAAATTTTGGAACATCACGATACTTTTGTAGGTAGTGAAGCGACAGATTATGGAGATCATTTGCAGGACATTGAACGTTTCACTGATGAACTTTGA